Proteins co-encoded in one Plasmodium coatneyi strain Hackeri chromosome 7, complete sequence genomic window:
- a CDS encoding Mitochondrial carrier protein yields MNELSVNDAFDDIEIESFDFIWEEWEEYKGDVPLWQHIFCGSIAGLMEHVFMYPLDTIKTYIQTNDRLKCGRRAYDRCSMYRQNGNGSNINDVEAHKSGMYIDKKKFCTSRGCDGCIYKKTCTYENFCNMKMMAAFNKKGVFHASTLGATSDGLRKSKKNLRQFLSGGINVEQRGVVPQVVNKKFQARRYHSRIMNKNFPADSRSVKQDKCGSGQYNQLAKLRKYRTCNLFDKPPGAVGDSRTVGSSQNMKIHSLSRSPIRMGRNTLSRARSGGTVPAMQEMKNFQRFGITCDTSASATKKGECGGSTNKLTRNNLKEGGCPSSVNRTEINPLSAKKVTGRIIFKKSSNGASMCGRKSQYHKYGANGETVKNCNPARWGYMEMKPLLRKVGANHVIKRNVGGMKRVNNVLLNDLLGKCTHVTSNRISNTHLVRVKNSGLSFRRSLKGGAVPSTANKRYVIGDSNKLSKKSNFSFIFSEQKCANSGNTDCRKMPQLSNYLKLFQRTSKNVQFDHCLPSEAFKKSYMFQRCEWNFFTPLLENIKKGLLPTKWYNATESTSVLSNGKAAIMRNDGFNSYYSLLRNNNNIFRNNLCYVTKSYIYRNLFDRSIHSSSCKNNIYKKGNSNFSYSRFSRNGKSFNFMRSLFPNMSNGVNIAKQNWSLIRSNISNLYKGVNVVVLGCIPAHALYFSTFEYSKKYFSSVCSKNLPMQVRASGGSRVEGGNHHLDRKKTEGGNYKLGDLNYFGIAVSGFLATIAHDLIITPIDTLKQRLQLGINKNSMDSIKILREHGIRSLYLSLPITLLMNIPYQIIMICTNEKMKKVYFEYFCGMSGLGRNNSQGACTTGGGTGKNCSVTGGHTNGEAKEESKNTPTGSGAYRLHSSEAEGCEGGDSSDKSLSGNSDELIKLFIQQDTDSVNYMSKSRGQKYAPNGGKQPNEEILFKNVINTLENSSINDLSEKYDHKIGDSFNFTGAKCDNVPLRNNMWLGNYNNDDNFRKRRNEFFNKPFNHITSYFVCAGIGGGVAAVVTNPLDVIKTRIQTECFNAKGFNFYRVVSNLYHKEGFRSFFKGSMARMALCIPASAISWGTYETMKRFFKVNLNSA; encoded by the coding sequence ATGAACGAGCTATCCGTAAATGACGCCTTTGACGACATCGAAATTGAGTCTTTTGATTTTATTTGGGAAGAATGGGAAGAGTACAAGGGAGATGTGCCCCTATGGCAACATATATTCTGTGGAAGTATAGCAGGGCTGATGGAGCACGTTTTTATGTACCCGCTGGACACGATTAAAACGTATATACAAACGAACGATCGTCTGAAATGCGGGAGGAGGGCGTACGACAGGTGCAGCATGTACAGACAAAATGGTAACGGGAGCAATATCAACGACGTAGAGGCTCACAAAAGTGGTATGTATattgataagaaaaaattttgcacgtCTAGAGGCTGTGATGGGTGTATTTATAAGAAGACATGTActtatgaaaatttttgtaacatgAAGATGATGGCTGcgtttaataaaaaaggtgtttTCCATGCCAGCACACTTGGTGCTACATCAGATGGATTGagaaagagtaaaaaaaatttgagaCAATTTCTTTCGGGCGGTATAAATGTAGAACAGAGGGGCGTAGTGCCCCAGGtggtgaataaaaaatttcaagcGCGTAGATACCATAGTAgaataatgaataaaaacTTTCCTGCTGATAGTAGAAGTGTTAAGCAGGACAAGTGTGGTAGCGGTCAGTATAACCAGTTGGCCAAATTAAGAAAGTATCGAACATGCAATTTGTTCGATAAACCTCCTGGGGCTGTTGGTGATAGTCGGACGGTGGGAAGCTCCCAGAATATGAAAATCCATTCATTAAGTAGGAGTCCTATTAGGATGGGAAGGAATACCCTAAGCAGGGCTAGAAGCGGAGGAACTGTGCCAGCAATGcaagaaatgaaaaacttcCAAAGGTTTGGAATTACTTGCGACACATCTGCTAGTGCTACTAAGAAAGGGGAGTGTGGAGGCAGCACGAATAAGCTCACACGTAACAATCTTAAGGAGGGTGGTTGCCCCTCATCAGTTAATCGCACAGAAATTAATCCCTTGTCcgcaaaaaaagtaacagGGAGAATTATTTTCAAGAAAAGCAGCAACGGTGCATCCATGTGTGGGAGAAAAAGTCAGTACCATAAATATGGTGCAAATGGCGAAACAGTGAAAAATTGTAATCCTGCACGGTGGGGTTACATGGAAATGAAGCCACTTCTCCGCAAGGTGGGGGCAAATCACgtaataaaaaggaatgtaggGGGGATGAAAAGGGTAAACAATGTTTTACTAAATGATCTTTTGGGAAAATGTACCCACGTAACCAGTAACAGAATTAGTAACACTCATTTGGTGCGTGTTAAGAACAGCGGTCTATCTTTCAGGAGGAGTTTAAAAGGTGGTGCTGTTCCCAGCACGGCGAATAAGCGATATGTGATAGGTGATTCTAACAAACTGAGCAAGAAAAGcaatttctcttttattttctcggAACAGAAATGCGCAAATAGTGGCAATACTGATTGTCGCAAGATGCCACAGTTAAGTAATTATTTGAAGCTGTTCCAAAGGACAAGTAAGAATGTCCAATTTGATCATTGCCTTCCCAGTGaggcatttaaaaaaagttatatgTTCCAAAGGTGtgaatggaattttttcacccccctcttggaaaatataaaaaagggtcTCCTCCCAACCAAGTGGTACAATGCTACTGAAAGCACATCAGTGTTATCTAATGGCAAAGCAGCGATAATGAGGAACGATGGTTTCAATTCTTACTACTCCTTGTTGCGaaacaataacaacataTTTCGTAATAACCTATGTTATGTAACGAAGAGTTATATTTACAGAAACTTGTTTGACAGAAGTATCCACTCTTCttcatgtaaaaataatatttacaaaaaggggaactccAATTTTAGCTACTCCAGGTTTagcagaaatggaaaaagctTCAATTTTATGAGGAGCCTATTTCCAAATATGTCCAACGGTGTTAACATAGCGAAGCAAAACTGGAGTTTGATACGAAGCAATATTTCCAATCTGTACAAGGGGGTTAATGTGGTCGTGTTAGGATGCATTCCTGCGCATGCCTTGTATTTCTCCACATTTGAATATAGTAAGAAGTACTTTTCCAGTGTGTGCTCTAAGAATTTGCCCATGCAGGTGCGTGCCAGTGGGGGTAGTCGCGTAGAGGGGGGGAATCACCATCTTGATAGGAAGAAAACGGAGGGGGGAAACTACAAATTGGGAGACCTAAACTATTTTGGCATAGCCGTGTCAGGGTTTTTAGCAACCATTGCGCACGACTTGATTATCACCCCCATAGATACGCTAAAGCAGAGGCTGCAGTTAGGCATAAACAAAAATTCCATGGATTCGATAAAGATTTTAAGGGAGCATGGGATCAGGAGTTTATATTTGAGTTTGCCAATAACCCTGCTGATGAACATCCCCTACCAAATTATCATGATAtgtacaaatgaaaaaatgaagaaagttTACTTTGAGTATTTTTGCGGCATGAGTGGATTGGGTAGGAATAACAGCCAAGGCGCGTGCACCACGGGTGGGGGGACCGGTAAAAATTGCTCTGTTACAGGAGGACATACCAACGGCGAAGCAAAGGAAGAGAGTAAAAATACACCTACGGGTAGTGGTGCCTACCGTCTGCATAGTAGCGAAGCGGAAGGTTGCGAAGGAGGCGATTCTTCGGACAAGTCACTTAGCGGCAATAGTGACGAATTGATCAAGTTGTTCATTCAGCAGGACACAGATTCGGTGAATTATATGAGTAAAAGTCGCGGGCAAAAGTACgcaccaaatgggggaaaacaaCCGAACgaggaaattttatttaaaaatgtaatcaaCACATTAGAAAACAGTTCAATTAATGACCTTTCAGAAAAATATGACCATAAGATAGGCGACTCGTTTAACTTTACGGGGGCGAAATGCGATAATGTGCCATTGAGGAATAATATGTGGCTAGGAAACTACAATAATGATGATAATTttaggaagaggaggaacgAGTTTTTTAACAAACCGTTTAATCATATTACATCctattttgtgtgtgcaGGAATTGGTGGCGGAGTAGCCGCCGTGGTGACAAATCCACTAGACGTTATTAAGACGAGAATTCAGACGGAGTGCTTTAACGCAAAaggtttcaatttttatcgAGTAGTATCGAACTTGTATCATAAGGAGGGTTTCCGTTCCTTTTTCAAGGGATCCATGGCAAGAATGGCCCTGTGCATTCCTGCTTCGGCCATATCATGGGGGACGTACGAAACGATGAAGCGCTTTTTCAAGGTTAACCTCAATTCGGCGTAG